In the Leptospira sp. WS4.C2 genome, one interval contains:
- the pheT gene encoding phenylalanine--tRNA ligase subunit beta, whose translation MKLSVDWLNEFTPLSQIPFEKVLEKINTSICEIDDVEEFKAHLSSVITVKIKSLEKHPNAEKLQTTIATDGSKDYQIVTAATNVKVGDIVPLALPGTKLDGKEILDSELRGVRSQGMYCSEKELGLTLESSGVLIFPSDTSLGISVRKLFLWEDTILTIDNKSITHRPDLWNHFGFARELAAQLQLPLNQFPFQAETKLETGNDGLSVTKSEHAHAYYICSIQNVNIAPSNTKIKSRLEKCGIRSINNVVDVSNYLLLELGQPTHFFDKERLSSTTFSVVKSGEGVSFPLLDDTAPNLQKDLLLIQNGKDFVALAGVMGGKDSAVIDSTKNIVMESALFKREDVRYTIRKTNIRTESAVRYEKGLDSFTCLPVIRRAVQLLKENGNQNIKVYEPQGFNHTESKSVTIKTNLTFLRHKLGKKISQNEVTEILNRLGFTVTNQGEELSVLVPRYRQNYDVTIPEDLVEEIGRTIGYASIQTEALSMAVETPIRNPLRELERRVKNFLALEVGFNEVYNYSFASPTDAKLEASQESSSLKIANEMPEEHSLLRNSLFPGLIKQAKVNQDRFENVNLFELGRTYHKEGKGSELAEERRWLALLSLSKNKPNDLTAVELEFLCLRETISELFQYLNLPKFQWIKAKRNYFHPNASLVLSYDGIEIVELGILHTRYADEYDLKRRAILSKINMEKLVDVWEKQGRNSHFVPPSNFPQGQLDLSLLMNEKDSTESFASLVQTMKIPELESVFVQTIFKGDSVGEGKKSVTYRFQLMSYDKTFTQERFKELSDSLVETAKANGYSLR comes from the coding sequence TTGAAACTTTCAGTTGATTGGTTAAACGAATTTACCCCGCTCTCCCAGATCCCTTTTGAAAAGGTTTTGGAAAAAATTAATACATCCATTTGCGAAATTGATGATGTGGAAGAATTCAAAGCCCACCTATCATCGGTTATCACTGTAAAAATCAAATCACTTGAAAAACATCCGAACGCAGAAAAACTCCAAACCACCATCGCCACAGATGGTTCCAAGGATTACCAAATTGTCACAGCGGCCACCAATGTAAAGGTGGGAGACATTGTTCCTTTGGCCCTTCCTGGAACCAAACTTGATGGGAAAGAAATTTTAGATTCAGAACTACGCGGTGTTCGTTCCCAAGGAATGTATTGTTCTGAAAAAGAATTGGGGCTAACTTTAGAATCTTCGGGAGTTTTGATTTTTCCTTCGGACACAAGTCTTGGAATTTCTGTTCGCAAACTATTTTTATGGGAAGATACCATTCTCACCATCGATAACAAATCGATCACACATCGTCCGGACCTTTGGAATCATTTTGGATTTGCTCGTGAACTTGCGGCCCAACTCCAATTGCCTTTAAACCAATTTCCATTCCAAGCAGAAACAAAATTAGAAACTGGAAATGATGGACTCTCAGTTACAAAATCAGAACATGCCCACGCCTATTATATTTGTTCTATCCAAAATGTAAACATTGCTCCCTCCAATACCAAAATCAAATCAAGGCTCGAAAAATGTGGAATCCGATCGATCAATAATGTTGTGGATGTTTCCAATTATTTACTTCTGGAACTGGGACAACCCACTCATTTTTTTGATAAAGAAAGATTATCCTCTACAACTTTCTCCGTAGTAAAATCGGGAGAGGGAGTTTCTTTTCCTCTGCTTGATGACACAGCACCAAATTTACAAAAAGACCTTCTTCTTATCCAAAATGGAAAAGATTTCGTAGCACTAGCGGGTGTTATGGGAGGAAAAGATTCTGCTGTAATCGATTCCACAAAGAATATAGTAATGGAATCGGCTCTTTTTAAAAGGGAAGATGTTCGTTATACTATTCGTAAAACCAATATCCGTACAGAATCAGCAGTTCGTTATGAAAAGGGTTTAGATAGTTTCACTTGTTTGCCGGTGATTCGCCGAGCAGTGCAACTATTAAAAGAGAATGGAAATCAAAACATTAAGGTTTATGAACCCCAAGGTTTCAACCATACAGAATCGAAATCCGTTACCATCAAAACCAATCTTACTTTCCTTCGTCATAAATTAGGGAAAAAAATTTCCCAAAATGAAGTGACTGAGATTTTAAACCGACTCGGATTTACAGTCACAAACCAAGGGGAAGAACTCTCGGTACTTGTTCCCAGGTATAGACAAAACTATGATGTGACCATTCCCGAAGACTTGGTGGAAGAAATTGGAAGAACGATTGGTTACGCCTCTATCCAAACAGAAGCCCTATCGATGGCAGTGGAAACACCGATTCGAAATCCACTTCGTGAATTGGAACGAAGAGTAAAAAACTTCCTCGCTTTGGAAGTGGGATTTAACGAAGTTTATAATTATTCTTTTGCCTCCCCAACAGATGCTAAATTAGAAGCTTCACAAGAAAGTTCCTCTTTAAAAATTGCGAATGAAATGCCCGAGGAACACTCATTACTACGAAATAGTTTGTTTCCTGGTCTTATCAAGCAAGCAAAAGTTAACCAAGATCGATTTGAAAATGTCAATCTGTTTGAATTAGGAAGGACTTACCATAAAGAAGGAAAAGGTTCTGAACTAGCAGAAGAGAGACGTTGGCTTGCGCTTCTTTCTCTTTCCAAAAACAAACCAAATGACCTAACTGCGGTTGAATTAGAATTTCTTTGTTTGAGGGAAACTATATCCGAACTTTTCCAATACCTGAACCTTCCTAAGTTTCAATGGATCAAAGCAAAGAGAAACTACTTTCACCCCAATGCTTCTCTTGTTCTTTCTTATGATGGAATTGAAATTGTCGAGCTAGGAATCCTTCACACGCGTTATGCAGATGAATACGATTTAAAACGCCGTGCCATTCTCTCTAAAATCAACATGGAGAAGTTAGTTGATGTTTGGGAAAAACAGGGAAGGAACTCTCATTTTGTTCCACCATCCAACTTTCCCCAAGGCCAACTCGATCTTTCCTTACTAATGAACGAAAAAGATTCTACGGAATCCTTTGCGAGCTTAGTGCAAACTATGAAAATTCCCGAACTAGAATCTGTCTTTGTGCAGACCATCTTCAAAGGGGACTCCGTGGGTGAAGGAAAAAAATCCGTCACTTATAGGTTTCAACTTATGTCCTATGACAAAACCTTTACCCAAGAAAGATTCAAAGAACTTTCGGATTCACTCGTAGAAACAGCGAAGGCAAACGGATACAGCTTACGATAA